The proteins below come from a single Dethiobacter alkaliphilus AHT 1 genomic window:
- the flgM gene encoding flagellar biosynthesis anti-sigma factor FlgM encodes MKINNNHGIQVNKLYKAQADEKAKAKSPQESAKGDKLSISGEAAKVQELVKAASVPPEVRTERVEQLKEAIAKGEYTLDTKKIAAAMLDDKK; translated from the coding sequence ATGAAAATTAACAACAACCACGGCATTCAGGTTAACAAACTTTATAAAGCCCAGGCAGACGAAAAAGCAAAGGCCAAAAGCCCTCAAGAATCTGCCAAGGGCGATAAGCTCTCCATTTCCGGCGAAGCAGCCAAAGTGCAGGAACTGGTTAAAGCAGCCTCGGTTCCGCCCGAAGTAAGAACGGAGCGGGTGGAGCAGCTCAAAGAAGCTATTGCCAAAGGCGAGTATACGCTGGACACCAAAAAAATCGCCGCCGCAATGCTAGACGATAAGAAGTAG
- a CDS encoding Hsp20/alpha crystallin family protein — translation MLSLTSWNPYGEFARMAEEQRHMRFPDSPFLDMKGQPYDRMPGPTVDIHETEKEVLVSAEIPGANPDELDITVDDMQITISGEIKRRADRERDGYRMVERRYGRFSRTVPLPVEVKPDEAWADYHHGVLEVRINKVENGRIRSRKLKVNTQQH, via the coding sequence ATGTTATCGCTAACTAGCTGGAATCCGTACGGCGAATTTGCCAGGATGGCTGAAGAGCAGCGGCATATGCGTTTTCCCGACAGTCCGTTTCTGGATATGAAGGGGCAGCCTTATGACAGGATGCCCGGGCCGACCGTGGATATCCATGAAACGGAGAAGGAAGTGCTGGTCAGTGCGGAGATACCGGGAGCTAATCCGGATGAATTGGACATTACCGTGGATGATATGCAGATTACTATAAGTGGAGAAATTAAGCGCCGGGCCGATAGGGAACGGGACGGCTACCGTATGGTGGAGAGGCGTTATGGTAGATTCTCCAGGACCGTACCGCTGCCGGTGGAGGTAAAACCGGATGAAGCCTGGGCAGATTATCATCATGGTGTATTGGAAGTACGGATTAATAAAGTAGAAAACGGGCGGATACGCTCACGCAAATTAAAAGTAAATACACAGCAACACTAA